A part of Brassica rapa cultivar Chiifu-401-42 chromosome A05, CAAS_Brap_v3.01, whole genome shotgun sequence genomic DNA contains:
- the LOC103867431 gene encoding protein kinase PINOID, with product MLRESDGEMSLETTNSPISSGTESCSSFSRLSFDTPPSTTATIPEEESFLSLKPHRSSDFAYAEIRRRRKHGLTFRDFRLMRRIGAGDIGTVYLCRLAGEEEESRRSYFAMKVVDKEALALKKKMHRAEMEKKILKMLDHPFLPTLYAEFEASHFSCIVMEYCSGGDLHSLRHRQPDGRFSLSSARFYAAEVLVALEYLHMLGIIYRDLKPENILVRSDGHIMLSDFDLSLCSDSIAAVESSSSSPENQPRSSPRRLTRLAKLFHRVLRSKKVQTLEPNRLFVAEPVTARSGSFVGTHEYVAPEVASGGSHGNAVDWWAFGVFLYEIIYGRTPFAAPTNDVILRNIVKRQLTFPTDTPATMFELHARSLISGLLNKDPTKRLGSRRGAAEVKVHPFFKGLNFALIRTLTPPEIPSDVRRPKKAATFSGRSSKPAAFDFF from the exons ATGTTACGAGAATCAGACGGTGAGATGAGCTTAGAGACCACAAACTCCCCTATTAGCAGCGGGACAGAGAGTTGCAGCAGCTTCAGCCGGTTATCTTTCGACACACCGCCGTCAACCACCGCGACTATCCCCGAGGAAGAAAGCTTCCTCTCCCTTAAACCTCACCGCTCCTCCGACTTCGCCTACGCAGAGATCCGCCGGCGGCGCAAACACGGCCTCACCTTCCGAGATTTTCGCCTCATGCGCCGCATCGGCGCCGGAGACATCGGAACAGTGTACCTATGCCGTCTcgccggagaagaagaagagagccgGAGGTCGTATTTCGCGATGAAGGTCGTGGATAAAGAAGCGCTAgcgttgaagaagaagatgcacCGAGCtgagatggagaagaagattcTGAAGATGCTCGACCATCCCTTTTTGCCGACCCTTTACGCCGAGTTTGAAGCGTCGCATTTCTCTTGCATCGTCATGGAGTATTGCTCCGGCGGAGACTTGCACTCGCTTCGTCATAGACAGCCCGACGGAAGATTCTCCCTTTCCTCCGCCAG ATTTTACGCGGCTGAAGTTCTAGTGGCGTTAGAATATCTACACATGCTAGGCATCATCTACAGAGATCTCAAGCCTGAAAATATCCTAGTTAGATCGGACGGTCACATCATGCTCTCTGACTTTGACCTCTCCCTATGCTCCGACTCAATCGCAGCCGTtgaatcctcctcctcctcgccgGAGAATCAACCCCGCTCTTCCCCGCGTAGACTCACACGTCTCGCTAAGCTTTTCCACCGCGTCTTGCGGTCCAAAAAGGTTCAGACGCTAGAGCCTAACCGTCTCTTTGTTGCTGAACCGGTTACCGCCCGGTCCGGTTCGTTTGTTGGTACGCATGAGTACGTTGCACCAGAAGTCGCCTCGGGTGGGTCCCATGGGAATGCCGTTGACTGGTGGGCCTTTGGAGTGTTTCTATACGAGATTATTTACGGTCGGACTCCGTTCGCCGCGCCGACCAATGACGTCATACTCCGTAACATCGTGAAAAGACAGTTGACTTTCCCGACCGATACGCCGGCTACCATGTTCGAGCTTCATGCGAGGAGTTTGATCTCCGGGTTGCTCAACAAGGACCCGACCAAACGACTCGGGTCGCGGCGAGGCGCCGCGGAGGTTAAGGTTCATCCGTTTTTCAAAGGTCTAAACTTTGCGCTTATCCGTACGTTGACTCCGCCGGAGATTCCTTCCGACGTAAGGAGACCGAAGAAAGCGGCAACGTTTAGTGGTAGGAGTAGTAAACCAGCTGCGTTCGATTTCTTTTGA
- the LOC103867432 gene encoding protein PLASTID TRANSCRIPTIONALLY ACTIVE 12, chloroplastic isoform X2, with protein MASISTTSWLYRDKLYTENRKLCTFILQVKCGFPIKRLHAGITSKDKLLRHCIKCKKGDGDDASEGSSKKDGQGYEYVSVERAPYHSYMDSTSGKMEPASGARASIPGEDYWPEGTSSQVRAARAPQPAGESSSFPSYGKNPGSRRKKNRKAVEGNVSVETYDEVSDSEDSSEEEESDLSNGFVVYDNEVEEEESGFELDKKLGRPHPFIDPTKKKQIETTLTSDESWWNWRKPEKEQWSRWQRRRPDVETVFLKAMAETGQVKLYGKEPTLTETSLYRARRHLFKEERLQAERERLAKEGPMAFYSEWVKAWKRDTSREAVQKHFEETGEDENTQLIEMFSHQTDREYRIMMGTDIRIKRDPLAMRMKEDQIKQIWGGDPVYPTINYIQAPDAVMDFRGPDFHEPTPNMLSHLKENGKVISREVHETLLAKEKTEQIEVPDIDDAMAQAVDIGENDDEEEDAEEAEKDEKVARNWSVLKSTPELRNSKPKPKKEGRMSVDEAVDDSENLTDFLMDFDEETDP; from the exons ATGGCGTCAATATCAACCACCTCCTGGCTCTATCGAGATAAGTTATACACAGAGAATCGAAAGCTCTGTACTTTTATATTACAG GTTAAATGCGGATTTCCAATAAAGAGATTACATGCTGGGATTACTTCTAAGGATAAGTTACTGCGACATTGTATCAAATGCAAGAAGGGTGATGGTGATGATGCAAGTGAAGGGTCTTCTAAAAAGGATGGGCAAGGATATGAGTACGTCTCTGTTGAGAGGGCACCTTACCACAGCTACATGGATTCAACTTCCGGAAAAATGGAGCCAGCGTCTGGGGCTCGTGCCAGCATTCCAGGCGAGGACTATTGGCCTGAAGGGACTTCGAGCCAGGTTAGAGCTGCTAGAGCTCCTCAGCCAGCTGGCGAGTCTTCGAGCTTCCCTTCGTATGGGAAGAATCCTGGGAgtaggagaaagaagaacaggaAAGCTGTTGAGGGGAATGTGAGCGTTGAAACGTATGATGAAGTGTCTGACTCTGAGGATAGCTCTGAGGAAGAGGAGAGTGATTTGTCAAACGGGTTTGTTGTGTATGACAATGAGGTTGAAGAGGAAGAGAGTGGTTTTGAGTTGGATAAGAAGCTTGGACGGCCGCATCCGTTTATTGATCCAACTAAGAAGAAACAGATTGAGACGACGCTCACTAGCGATGAGAGTTGGTGGAACTGGAGGAAGCCTGAGAAAGAACAGTGGTCAAGGTGGCAAAGAAGACGTCCTGATGTCGAAACG GTTTTTCTCAAGGCGATGGCGGAGACAGGACAAGTGAAGCTCTACGGGAAAGAACCAACACTCACTGAAACTTCTCTTTACAGAGCGAGAAGGCATCTTTTCAAGGAGGAGAGGCTGCAAGCTGAGCGAGAGAGGCTAGCCAAAGAAGGTCCAATGGCTTTTTATTCCGAATGGGTGAAAGCGTGGAAGAGAGACACGTCGAGAGAAGCTGTGCAGAAGCATTTTGAAGAGACGGGGGAAGATGAAAACACGCAGCTGATTGAGATGTTCTCTCATCAGACGGATAGAGAGTACAGGATAATGATGGGGACTGATATTAGGATCAAGAGAGATCCTTTGGCAATGAGGATGAAAGAGGATCAGATTAAGCAAA TATGGGGTGGGGATCCGGTTTACCCGACGATCAACTACATTCAAGCTCCAGATGCGGTTATGGATTTCAGGGGACCTGATTTTCATGAGCCAACACCAAACATGCTCTCTCATCTGAAGGAG AATGGCAAAGTCATCTCGAGAGAGGTGCACGAAACACTACTGGCGAAAGAGAAAACCGAGCAGATCGAG GTGCCTGACATTGATGATGCAATGGCCCAAGCTGTTGATATTGGTGAAAACGAT GATGAAGAAGAGGATGCAGAAGAAGCAGAAAAAGACGAGAAAGTTGCAAGGAACTGGAGTGTATTGAAGAGTACCCCTGAACTTCGCAACTCCAAA CCTAAACCGAAGAAGGAAGGTCGGATGTCTGTAGACGAGGCCGTGGATGATTCTGAGAACTTAACCGATTTTCTCATGGACTTTGATGAGGAGACTGATCCTTAA
- the LOC103867432 gene encoding protein PLASTID TRANSCRIPTIONALLY ACTIVE 12, chloroplastic isoform X1 translates to MASISTTSWLYRDKLYTENRKLCTFILQRQVKCGFPIKRLHAGITSKDKLLRHCIKCKKGDGDDASEGSSKKDGQGYEYVSVERAPYHSYMDSTSGKMEPASGARASIPGEDYWPEGTSSQVRAARAPQPAGESSSFPSYGKNPGSRRKKNRKAVEGNVSVETYDEVSDSEDSSEEEESDLSNGFVVYDNEVEEEESGFELDKKLGRPHPFIDPTKKKQIETTLTSDESWWNWRKPEKEQWSRWQRRRPDVETVFLKAMAETGQVKLYGKEPTLTETSLYRARRHLFKEERLQAERERLAKEGPMAFYSEWVKAWKRDTSREAVQKHFEETGEDENTQLIEMFSHQTDREYRIMMGTDIRIKRDPLAMRMKEDQIKQIWGGDPVYPTINYIQAPDAVMDFRGPDFHEPTPNMLSHLKENGKVISREVHETLLAKEKTEQIEVPDIDDAMAQAVDIGENDDEEEDAEEAEKDEKVARNWSVLKSTPELRNSKPKPKKEGRMSVDEAVDDSENLTDFLMDFDEETDP, encoded by the exons ATGGCGTCAATATCAACCACCTCCTGGCTCTATCGAGATAAGTTATACACAGAGAATCGAAAGCTCTGTACTTTTATATTACAG AGGCAGGTTAAATGCGGATTTCCAATAAAGAGATTACATGCTGGGATTACTTCTAAGGATAAGTTACTGCGACATTGTATCAAATGCAAGAAGGGTGATGGTGATGATGCAAGTGAAGGGTCTTCTAAAAAGGATGGGCAAGGATATGAGTACGTCTCTGTTGAGAGGGCACCTTACCACAGCTACATGGATTCAACTTCCGGAAAAATGGAGCCAGCGTCTGGGGCTCGTGCCAGCATTCCAGGCGAGGACTATTGGCCTGAAGGGACTTCGAGCCAGGTTAGAGCTGCTAGAGCTCCTCAGCCAGCTGGCGAGTCTTCGAGCTTCCCTTCGTATGGGAAGAATCCTGGGAgtaggagaaagaagaacaggaAAGCTGTTGAGGGGAATGTGAGCGTTGAAACGTATGATGAAGTGTCTGACTCTGAGGATAGCTCTGAGGAAGAGGAGAGTGATTTGTCAAACGGGTTTGTTGTGTATGACAATGAGGTTGAAGAGGAAGAGAGTGGTTTTGAGTTGGATAAGAAGCTTGGACGGCCGCATCCGTTTATTGATCCAACTAAGAAGAAACAGATTGAGACGACGCTCACTAGCGATGAGAGTTGGTGGAACTGGAGGAAGCCTGAGAAAGAACAGTGGTCAAGGTGGCAAAGAAGACGTCCTGATGTCGAAACG GTTTTTCTCAAGGCGATGGCGGAGACAGGACAAGTGAAGCTCTACGGGAAAGAACCAACACTCACTGAAACTTCTCTTTACAGAGCGAGAAGGCATCTTTTCAAGGAGGAGAGGCTGCAAGCTGAGCGAGAGAGGCTAGCCAAAGAAGGTCCAATGGCTTTTTATTCCGAATGGGTGAAAGCGTGGAAGAGAGACACGTCGAGAGAAGCTGTGCAGAAGCATTTTGAAGAGACGGGGGAAGATGAAAACACGCAGCTGATTGAGATGTTCTCTCATCAGACGGATAGAGAGTACAGGATAATGATGGGGACTGATATTAGGATCAAGAGAGATCCTTTGGCAATGAGGATGAAAGAGGATCAGATTAAGCAAA TATGGGGTGGGGATCCGGTTTACCCGACGATCAACTACATTCAAGCTCCAGATGCGGTTATGGATTTCAGGGGACCTGATTTTCATGAGCCAACACCAAACATGCTCTCTCATCTGAAGGAG AATGGCAAAGTCATCTCGAGAGAGGTGCACGAAACACTACTGGCGAAAGAGAAAACCGAGCAGATCGAG GTGCCTGACATTGATGATGCAATGGCCCAAGCTGTTGATATTGGTGAAAACGAT GATGAAGAAGAGGATGCAGAAGAAGCAGAAAAAGACGAGAAAGTTGCAAGGAACTGGAGTGTATTGAAGAGTACCCCTGAACTTCGCAACTCCAAA CCTAAACCGAAGAAGGAAGGTCGGATGTCTGTAGACGAGGCCGTGGATGATTCTGAGAACTTAACCGATTTTCTCATGGACTTTGATGAGGAGACTGATCCTTAA
- the LOC103867433 gene encoding solanesyl diphosphate synthase 3, chloroplastic/mitochondrial isoform X1 gives MLITRGVSRKFRSFYGFSRSLLSSPRLAIIPDRSHSSCSDSTTHKGYVCRGTSCALTSPGFGSFRHQLYHQSSSVVEEELDPFSLVADELSLLSNKLRAMVVAEVPKLATAAEYFFKRGVEGKQFRPTILLLMATALNVRVPEALAADTADIVPSTELRVRQRGIAEITEMIHVASLLHDDVLDDADTRRGVGSLNFVMGNKISVLAGDFLLSRACVALAALKNTEVVSLLATVVEHLVTGETMQMTSTTDQRHSMDYYMQKTYYKTASLISNSCKAIALLAGQSAEVATLAFEYGRNLGLAFQLIDDVLDFTGTSASLGKGSLSDIRHGIITAPILFAMEEFPQLRTVVDQLEKDPTNVDIALEYLGKSKGIQRTRELAIEHANLAAAAIGSLPETDDEDVKRSRRALIDLTHRVISRNK, from the exons atgTTAATCACGAGGGGTGTTTCTCGCAAGTTCCGCAGCTTCTATGGCTTCTCTCGatctctcctctcctctcctcGCCTCGCAATCATACCCGATCGGAGTCACTCCTCTTGCTCCGACTCTACTACACACAAG GGTTACGTTTGCAGAGGTACTTCTTGTGCATTGACTTCTCCGGGTTTTGGGAGCTTTAGACATCAGCTCTATCACCAGAGCAGCTCCGTTGTTGAG GAGGAGCTTGACCCCTTTTCGCTTGTTGCTGATGAGCTGTCACTTCTTAGTAATAAGTTAAGAGCCATGGTAGTTGCCGAG GTGCCGAAGCTTGCCACTGCGGCTGAATACTTCTTCAAAAGAGGTGTGGAAGGCAAACAGTTTCGTCCAACT ATTTTGCTGTTGATGGCGACAGCTCTGAATGTACGCGTACCAGAAGCATTGGCTGCTGATACAGCAGATATTGTCCCATCAACAGAATTACGTGTAAGGCAGCGGGGTATTGCTGAAATCACCGAAATGATACAT GTTGCAAGCTTACTACACGATGATGTCTTGGATGATGCGGATACAAGGCGTGGTGTTGGTTCCTTAAACTTTGTAATGGGTAACAAG ATATCAGTATTAGCAGGAGACTTTTTGCTCTCTCGGGCTTGTGTGGCTCTTGCTGCTCTTAAAAACACAGAG GTTGTATCATTACTTGCAACTGTTGTAGAACATCTTGTTACCGGTGAAACCATGCAAATGACTAGCACAACCGATCAGCGTCATAG TATGGACTACTACATGCAGAAGACATATTATAAGACGGCCTCACTAATCTCAAATAGCTGCAAAGCAATCGCATTACTCGCTGGACAATCAGCAGAAGTTGCTACGTTAGCTTTTGAATACGGAAGGAATCTG GGCTTGGCATTCCAATTGATAGACGACGTTCTTGACTTCACGGGCACATCAGCTTCTCTCGGAAAGGGATCGTTATCGGATATCCGCCATGGGATCATAACAGCTCCAATCCTCTTTGCCATGGAGGAGTTTCCTCAACTACGCACAGTTGTTGATCAGCTTGAAAAAGATCCAACAAATGTTGACATT GCTTTAGAGTATCTTGGGAAGAGCAAGGGAATACAAAGGACAAGAGAGTTAGCTATAGAGCATGCGAATCTGGCAGCAGCAGCAATAGGGTCTCTACCTGAAACAGACGATGAAGATGTCAAAAGATCGAGGCGGGCACTTATTGACTTGACCCATAGAGTCATCTCCAGAAACAAGTGA
- the LOC103867433 gene encoding solanesyl diphosphate synthase 3, chloroplastic/mitochondrial isoform X2 has translation MVVAEVPKLATAAEYFFKRGVEGKQFRPTILLLMATALNVRVPEALAADTADIVPSTELRVRQRGIAEITEMIHVASLLHDDVLDDADTRRGVGSLNFVMGNKISVLAGDFLLSRACVALAALKNTEVVSLLATVVEHLVTGETMQMTSTTDQRHSMDYYMQKTYYKTASLISNSCKAIALLAGQSAEVATLAFEYGRNLGLAFQLIDDVLDFTGTSASLGKGSLSDIRHGIITAPILFAMEEFPQLRTVVDQLEKDPTNVDIALEYLGKSKGIQRTRELAIEHANLAAAAIGSLPETDDEDVKRSRRALIDLTHRVISRNK, from the exons ATGGTAGTTGCCGAG GTGCCGAAGCTTGCCACTGCGGCTGAATACTTCTTCAAAAGAGGTGTGGAAGGCAAACAGTTTCGTCCAACT ATTTTGCTGTTGATGGCGACAGCTCTGAATGTACGCGTACCAGAAGCATTGGCTGCTGATACAGCAGATATTGTCCCATCAACAGAATTACGTGTAAGGCAGCGGGGTATTGCTGAAATCACCGAAATGATACAT GTTGCAAGCTTACTACACGATGATGTCTTGGATGATGCGGATACAAGGCGTGGTGTTGGTTCCTTAAACTTTGTAATGGGTAACAAG ATATCAGTATTAGCAGGAGACTTTTTGCTCTCTCGGGCTTGTGTGGCTCTTGCTGCTCTTAAAAACACAGAG GTTGTATCATTACTTGCAACTGTTGTAGAACATCTTGTTACCGGTGAAACCATGCAAATGACTAGCACAACCGATCAGCGTCATAG TATGGACTACTACATGCAGAAGACATATTATAAGACGGCCTCACTAATCTCAAATAGCTGCAAAGCAATCGCATTACTCGCTGGACAATCAGCAGAAGTTGCTACGTTAGCTTTTGAATACGGAAGGAATCTG GGCTTGGCATTCCAATTGATAGACGACGTTCTTGACTTCACGGGCACATCAGCTTCTCTCGGAAAGGGATCGTTATCGGATATCCGCCATGGGATCATAACAGCTCCAATCCTCTTTGCCATGGAGGAGTTTCCTCAACTACGCACAGTTGTTGATCAGCTTGAAAAAGATCCAACAAATGTTGACATT GCTTTAGAGTATCTTGGGAAGAGCAAGGGAATACAAAGGACAAGAGAGTTAGCTATAGAGCATGCGAATCTGGCAGCAGCAGCAATAGGGTCTCTACCTGAAACAGACGATGAAGATGTCAAAAGATCGAGGCGGGCACTTATTGACTTGACCCATAGAGTCATCTCCAGAAACAAGTGA
- the LOC103867434 gene encoding transcription termination factor MTEF1, chloroplastic → MSAALSSSLYISPKKPSCPQQSLSTKPTTIKTTLHTHPLFTVADQAVTLQMKEKILCLELMGIDSGKALSLNPFLRSASLDSVESVLNFLQSKGIYPNDLPRILGMCPKILTSDIRTELNPVFTFLSSDLHVPDNAFRRVIKKCPRLLISSVEDQLKPALFYLQRLGFKDLDALAYQDPVLLVSSVEHTLIPKLRFLESIGFTRSEAIGMILRCPALFTFSIENNFKPKLDYFMCEIKGKLENLKEFPQYFAFSLEKRIKPRHLESMERGLELPLPLMLKSTDEEFEQLLLQTKQSSVVNA, encoded by the exons ATGTCTGCAGCACTGAGCTCCTCTCTCTACATCTCCCCAAAGAAACCATCATGTCCACAGCAATCTCTCTCCACGAAACCCACCACCATCAAAACCACTCTCCACACCCACCCTCTCTTCACCGTAGCCGATCAAGCCGTAACCCTCCAGATGAAAGAGAAGATCCTATGCCTCGAGCTCATGGGAATCGACTCCGGCAAAGCCCTCTCTCTTAACCCTTTCCTCCGCTCAGCCTCCCTAGACTCCGTCGAGTCCGTCCTCAACTTCCTCCAGTCAAAAGGAATCTACCCAAACGACCTGCCAAGAATCTTGGGGATGTGTCCCAAGATCCTCACTTCAGACATCAGAACAGAACTCAACCCTGTTTTCACGTTCCTTTCGAGTGATCTCCATGTCCCCGATAATGCGTTCAGAAGAGTCATCAAGAAATGTCCGAGGCTACTGATTAGCAGCGTGGAAGACCAGCTCAAGCCAGCTTTATTCTACTTGCAGAGACTTGGTTTCAAGGATCTTGATGCTCTTGCTTACCAAGATCCTGTCTTGTTGGTGTCTAGTGTTGAACACACTCTCATCCCAAAGCttag ATTCTTGGAGAGTATAGGATTCACTAGATCAGAGGCCATTGGAATGATCCTTAGATGTCCGGCTCTGTTCACATTCAGCATAGAGAACAACTTTAAACCAAAGCTTGATTACTTCATGTGCGAGATCAAAGGTAAACTGGAGAATCTAAAGGAGTTTCCGCAGTATTTTGCGTTCAGTCTAGAGAAAAGGATAAAACCGAGGCACCTGGAGTCGATGGAGAGAGGTTTAGAATTGCCATTACCGTTAATGCTTAAGAGCACTGATGAAGAGTTTGAGCAATTGCTTCTACAAACAAAGCAATCCTCAGTGGTAAATGCGTAA
- the LOC103867435 gene encoding uncharacterized protein LOC103867435, whose amino-acid sequence MTEMPSYTVENPNFEPSKTKKQYNIYSSLLPVFLSISAYILIFYVLDVSPSSIFNDPKILFFISNSIILIIAADYGVFAEKENRDFYGEYTAAMRIDARENARPENSGYEVGLAEVTMKREKQEEALREKDTTRYLFHKEEEVPEKTVQVLSDAPKTEQSIHMTISKGETCGARNLVSPKPYGRSKSDKARSERTSHREIKHRRKRYVRSKSDDSSKWMVDHKCKKAHEETEEKWENVREESEEFAKMSNEELNRRVEDFIQRFNRDTKRKNYV is encoded by the coding sequence ATGACGGAAATGCCCTCGTACACTGTTGAAAACCCTAACTTCGAGCCTTCAAAGACCAAGAAACAATACAACATATACTCTTCGTTGCTCCCTGTCTTCTTATCGATCTCAGCATACATTTTGATCTTCTACGTTCTTGACGTCTCTCCTTCTTCGATCTTCAACGACCCAAAGATCTTGTTCTTCATCTCAAACTCCATTATTCTTATCATAGCCGCAGACTACGGTGTCTTCGCTGAGAAAGAGAACCGCGACTTTTACGGAGAATACACGGCCGCGATGAGAATAGACGCAAGAGAAAACGCTAGACCTGAAAACTCAGGCTATGAGGTGGGTTTGGCGGAAGTAACCATGAAACGTGAGAAGCAAGAAGAAGCACTCAGGGAGAAAGATACAACACGGTATCTGTTTCATAAGGAAGAGGAAGTTCCTGAGAAAACCGTACAAGTCCTAAGCGACGCGCCGAAGACTGAGCAAAGCATTCATATGACCATTAGTAAAGGGGAAACTTGTGGTGCAAGAAACCTAGTGAGCCCTAAACCGTACGGGAGAAGCAAATCGGATAAAGCACGTTCAGAACGTACTAGTCATCGAGAGATCAAACATAGACGTAAACGTTATGTTCGAAGCAAGTCCGACGATAGCTCGAAATGGATGGTTGATCACAAGTGTAAGAAGGCTCATGAGGAGACGGAGGAGAAGTGGGAGAATGTAAGAGAGGAATCGGAAGAATTTGCGAAAATGTCGAACGAGGAGTTGAACAGACGAGTTGAAGATTTCATCCAACGGTTTAACAGAGATACCAAACGAAAAAACTATGTCTAG
- the LOC103867438 gene encoding tRNA (carboxymethyluridine(34)-5-O)-methyltransferase: MIYFISLIKNPKSTFGFRSPTSPVQSTHHLASPRRFFLNPSRTMRDVKVKANPKSTHQEDSPSVKSTPEIEKKYVHRVYDAIAPHFSSTRYAKWPRVAAFLESLPSGSVILDAGCGNGKYLGLNPNCFFIGCDISSPLIRICSEKGQEVVVADAVNLPYREGFGDAAISIAVLHHLSTEERRTSAVNELVRVVKPGGFVLITVWAAEQEDESLLTKWTPLSPKYVEEWVGPGSPMDSPRVRNNPCFGLESIPESDVSVKEEKDKDSVEMSHQQEYFVPWHLPYHRAEVSGASASALASGLAKKDDKKGAVVYNRYYHVFSEGELERLASGVGNAMVVDRFYDKSNWCIVLQKEALNQG, from the exons atgatatattttatctctttaataaaaaaCCCTAAATCAACCTTCGGTTTCAGATCACCAACCAGTCCAGTCCAATCCACTCACCATCTCGCCTCGCCTCGCCGTTTCTTCTTGAATCC CTCGCGTACAATGAGAGACGTCAAAGTCAAAGCTAATCCAAAGTCAACGCATCAAGAAGACTCCCCGAGCGTCAAATCAACACCCGAGATCGAGAAAAAGTACGTCCACCGAGTCTACGACGCCATCGCTCCGCACTTCAGCTCCACGAGGTACGCCAAGTGGCCTAGAGTCGCCGCCTTCCTCGAATCCTTACCTTCCGGATCCGTGATCCTCGACGCCGGCTGCGGGAACGGCAAGTACCTGGGGCTGAACCCGAACTGTTTCTTTATAGGCTGCGACATAAGCAGCCCTCTCATCAGAATCTGTTCGGAGAAAGGGCAAGAGGTTGTAGTCGCGGACGCTGTTAATCTCCCTTACAGAGAAGGGTTTGGCGACGCGGCGATCTCGATCGCGGTTTTGCATCATTTGAGTACGGAGGAGAGAAGGACGAGCGCTGTTAACGAGCTGGTTCGGGTTGTTAAGCCTGGCGGGTTTGTGTTAATAACGGTTTGGGCTGCGGAGCAGGAGGATGAGTCTTTGCTTACTAAGTGGACGCCGTTGTCTCCCAAGTATGTTGAGGAATGGGTGGGACCGGGTAGTCCGATGGATAGCCCTCGTGTGAGGAACAATCCGTGCTTCGGTCTTGAGAGTATTCCGGAGAGTGACGTGAGTGTAAAGGAGGAAAAGGATAAGGACTCTGTGGAGATGAGTCATCAGCAAGAGTACTTTGTTCCGTGGCATTTGCCGTACCACCGTGCGGAAGTTAGTGGTGCATCTGCTTCTGCGCTTGCGAGTGGGCTTGCGAAAAAAGACGATAAGAAAGGAGCTGTTGTGTACAATAGATACTACCATGTGTTCAGTGAAGGGGAGCTTGAAAGGTTGGCGTCTGGTGTAGGGAATGCAATGGTAGTTGATAGGTTTTACGATAAGTCTAATTGGTGTATTGTTCTTCAGAAAGAAGCTTTAAACCAAGGCTGA
- the LOC103867440 gene encoding uncharacterized protein LOC103867440 isoform X1 gives MGYLWALNIFTLSLLFQPPKFKFARLSLSLSLSLSLGLDSLAMALSVAFKERLDQMEFTRNQRLHLLQAEKELQVEKSQILATKHASIQSIERKCLMIDQKIAAQNLKITLLRSTIQDLDSKYHCSVQQLRTLKSEVEELKELDQEREKYYELKCSEMNEFMQNVERFRSEKRLQVKNLRDHVKELSSTFEEIHNKNNYLRNTN, from the exons ATGGGCTACCTATGGGCCTTGAATAtatttactctctctctcttattccAACCTCCAAAATTCAAATTCgctcgtctctctctctctctctctctctctctctctctgggtCTCGACTCTCTAGCAATGGCGCTTTCCGTAGCTTTCAAGGAGAGACTAGATCAAATGGAGTTTACCAGAAACCAGCGACTTCATCTTCTCCAG GCGGAGAAAGAGCTACAAGTGGAGAAATCACAGATACTAGCAACCAAGCACGCAAGCATACAATCAATAGAACGCAAATGTTTGATGATCGACCAGAAGATCGCGGCACAAAACCTCAAGATCACGCTTCTCAGATCTACCATCCAAGATCTCGATTCCAAATACCACTGCTCTGTTCAGCAACTGAG GACGCTAAAGAGCGAGGTTGAAGAGTTAAAGGAGTTAGACCAAGAGAGGGAAAAGTATTACGAGCTGAAATGCTCAGAGATGAACGAGTTCATGCAAAATGTGGAGCGGTTCAGATCAGAGAAACGGTTACAAGTCAAGAACCTGAGAGACCATGTCAAGGAG CTTAGCTCAACGTTCGAGGAAATTCACAACAAGAACAATTATCTGAGGAACACAAATTAA